In a genomic window of Dyadobacter fermentans DSM 18053:
- a CDS encoding fibronectin type III domain-containing protein, whose translation MQKLTHLRFITGLALLLQACNIFAPVDPLTPAASEVSVEQVWTSGATVRGKIDQIAPKNDRQEKKSGKILEYGFVWATQNQPTLEAGMVIKVGEDNPPAPFEFVRDISRLTVLTTYYVRTYARNEGGGVGYGPVATFKTDDYVFAELSVGKITTTSKASADIVVNILSLGNAEISSFGVCYSSVNNEPTTKDSRVAVSGKAAKGSFTANVGGLSPGTTYFARAFAVTLGGIIYSDATTAFTLGEPSVFTPKKSFIMYYSNPYDLDLGELVSQTGSEDCNWYPYNDKPGIYPKNGAKFAVLGKVNFDQLKYTDIARSNLSANFINGSYTDAKANQLENGTVIAFVTNQGRYGKMLIDAHGEDRTPGTAGGGDMEVTIQTYDKQ comes from the coding sequence ATGCAAAAGTTAACTCATTTACGCTTCATCACGGGCCTCGCCCTGCTTCTGCAAGCGTGCAATATATTTGCTCCGGTAGACCCGCTCACACCGGCGGCTTCGGAGGTGAGTGTGGAGCAGGTGTGGACGTCGGGCGCGACGGTGCGGGGGAAAATCGATCAGATAGCCCCTAAAAACGACCGTCAGGAAAAGAAAAGCGGCAAAATCCTTGAATATGGATTTGTTTGGGCTACTCAAAATCAGCCAACCCTTGAAGCCGGAATGGTGATCAAGGTAGGTGAAGACAATCCTCCTGCCCCGTTCGAATTTGTAAGGGATATCAGCCGCCTCACCGTGCTGACGACCTATTATGTACGCACTTATGCCCGCAATGAGGGTGGTGGCGTAGGTTACGGGCCGGTGGCGACATTCAAAACGGATGATTATGTGTTTGCAGAACTATCGGTAGGCAAGATTACGACAACCTCCAAGGCGTCCGCCGATATCGTGGTCAATATACTGTCGTTGGGAAATGCGGAAATATCCTCTTTCGGGGTTTGTTACTCGTCCGTCAACAACGAGCCTACGACCAAAGACAGCCGGGTTGCGGTCAGTGGGAAAGCGGCAAAAGGCAGCTTCACGGCCAATGTCGGCGGGCTATCTCCCGGCACGACCTACTTTGCTCGTGCATTTGCCGTCACGCTGGGCGGGATCATTTACAGCGATGCCACAACGGCATTTACCCTGGGCGAGCCGTCGGTTTTTACCCCAAAAAAATCATTCATCATGTATTATTCCAATCCTTATGATCTGGATTTGGGAGAGCTGGTGTCGCAAACGGGTTCTGAGGACTGCAATTGGTATCCCTACAACGATAAGCCAGGCATTTATCCGAAGAACGGAGCAAAGTTCGCGGTTTTAGGTAAGGTGAATTTCGATCAGCTCAAATATACCGACATAGCGCGATCTAACCTTTCCGCCAACTTCATCAACGGCAGCTATACCGACGCCAAAGCCAATCAGCTTGAAAACGGAACGGTAATCGCATTCGTCACGAACCAGGGCAGGTACGGCAAGATGTTGATCGATGCGCACGGGGAGGACCGCACACCCGGCACGGCAGGTGGTGGGGATATGGAAGTGACCATTCAAACCTACGATAAGCAATAA
- a CDS encoding OmpA family protein: MKTRLYILLLLFQAAASPLYAQCGFLAGKITDISGETPLIASLSAKTDQGKLRLGKSDSLGTFKVEMPCHITELLVECPQFQTQHIPVNIDGKAEGTFSISLAMMPLGKQTSDEPYAQSEQKHFELKDSLKAVSIVRRIEVRDALSDERLPADICLYYTQKQKKDCFALTTDRPRAEIVFTEKDIVAIEVKSAGYQGYNGNLILDKTDEEPRTYIIKLSLQRTINIKGRPIARPVAAVANVESPALKGISASDKTLYFPRSDYKLPMQSRTYLDSVAMYILENKNKGLRITGHTDNVGNPSLNLTLSEYRVRVISRYLIGKGVPEGVIAAVGVGSRFPVRPNDSEENRRMNRRVEVQIIDLDSKSN; the protein is encoded by the coding sequence ATGAAAACCAGGTTATACATCCTCCTGCTCCTGTTTCAGGCAGCCGCCTCGCCGCTGTATGCACAATGCGGCTTCCTGGCTGGCAAAATCACCGATATTTCGGGAGAAACCCCGCTCATAGCCAGCCTCTCGGCCAAAACGGACCAGGGCAAGCTGCGGCTCGGCAAATCCGACAGCCTGGGCACATTCAAAGTGGAAATGCCCTGCCATATTACGGAATTACTGGTGGAGTGCCCGCAGTTTCAGACGCAGCACATCCCCGTAAATATCGACGGCAAGGCCGAAGGCACGTTTTCCATCTCATTAGCCATGATGCCACTGGGCAAACAAACCAGCGACGAGCCCTACGCACAATCCGAACAAAAGCATTTTGAATTGAAGGATTCGCTGAAAGCGGTTTCCATTGTACGGCGCATTGAGGTGCGGGATGCATTGTCGGACGAGCGGCTTCCGGCGGACATTTGTCTTTATTATACCCAAAAACAAAAGAAAGACTGCTTCGCGCTTACCACCGACCGGCCACGGGCAGAAATTGTTTTTACGGAAAAGGATATTGTGGCTATTGAAGTCAAATCGGCTGGTTACCAGGGCTACAACGGCAACCTGATCCTTGACAAAACGGACGAAGAGCCGCGGACTTACATCATCAAACTAAGTCTTCAACGGACGATCAATATCAAAGGCCGACCGATCGCCAGACCGGTTGCGGCTGTGGCAAATGTGGAATCACCGGCGCTGAAAGGCATTTCGGCCTCCGATAAGACCCTTTATTTTCCAAGAAGCGATTACAAGTTGCCTATGCAGTCGCGCACCTACCTCGACTCGGTGGCTATGTACATTCTGGAAAACAAGAACAAAGGCCTCCGCATTACCGGCCACACCGACAACGTGGGCAACCCGAGCCTGAACCTGACACTTTCGGAATACCGTGTGCGGGTGATCTCGCGGTACCTCATCGGCAAAGGCGTGCCCGAGGGCGTGATCGCGGCGGTGGGCGTGGGCAGCAGGTTTCCGGTAAGACCCAACGACAGCGAGGAAAACAGGCGGATGAACCGCCGCGTGGAAGTGCAGATCATCGATTTAGACTCAAAAAGCAATTGA
- a CDS encoding PAAR domain-containing protein, with translation MPQPAARVGDMHVCPMATPGTPPVPHVGGPVLPPGTPTVLIGGQPAACAGDMCTCTGPPDSIVMGSTSVMIGGKPAARLGDPTAHGGSIVVGCPTVLIG, from the coding sequence ATGCCTCAACCCGCAGCAAGAGTAGGCGATATGCACGTATGCCCGATGGCTACTCCCGGAACACCCCCGGTGCCCCATGTAGGCGGACCCGTGCTGCCCCCAGGCACCCCCACTGTGCTCATAGGCGGGCAGCCGGCCGCTTGCGCAGGCGACATGTGCACCTGTACGGGCCCACCCGACTCCATTGTAATGGGCTCCACGTCCGTCATGATCGGCGGCAAGCCCGCAGCACGCCTGGGCGACCCCACCGCGCACGGCGGGAGCATTGTAGTAGGCTGCCCCACAGTTTTGATCGGCTAG
- a CDS encoding DUF5458 family protein, translated as MADNTKTSQEATPALRERVAVPLETGLPQLAKYGSFDLVETIIEGAANINPEKKARKKIFLTEADKKKERQQLKKRLELWSELLSSAESVPDMIEAGQKQADSAFELLKENLGKAVEQVRPLEQSYRSVAMFFKNTEQDKVKNVTFLNAAPDQLQDLDVTTFIDAVGEELASKYDRLDLRENYSILNVPGYLGSGKVVDKWAKMAHKNKVMLLTDFMHLDAPEDVMELFESANLTGGSAHLSNVMMTCNWLVGRAKHDDLGEEDDLYIPPSTALAGNVYKTLMSQVAAGKKHGTLSEVDGVRFPLKKSEIADLEKMGLIPMVNEYSKVMAFSAKTLFNGDNVGLQTYSVVRVFDYITKVLIDFLNRRAFENFDYNTKNDLKKQIIKFLDSVTGPGKLIEKFSVMRFEQDKNQKDKVYLDIHMVPYFPAKNFMIALTGQKGDDLDAAAWAAEYAQQ; from the coding sequence ATGGCAGACAATACAAAAACATCCCAGGAAGCCACCCCGGCGCTTCGCGAACGCGTAGCGGTTCCGTTGGAAACCGGCTTGCCGCAGCTGGCCAAATATGGCAGTTTCGACCTCGTAGAGACGATTATCGAGGGTGCGGCGAACATTAATCCCGAAAAAAAGGCACGCAAGAAGATATTCCTCACCGAGGCCGACAAAAAGAAAGAGCGCCAGCAACTGAAAAAGCGGCTGGAATTATGGTCGGAACTGCTGAGCAGCGCCGAAAGTGTGCCGGATATGATCGAAGCCGGCCAGAAACAGGCGGATTCGGCATTTGAACTGCTGAAAGAAAACTTGGGCAAGGCCGTAGAGCAGGTCCGTCCGCTGGAACAATCGTACCGCTCGGTGGCGATGTTTTTCAAAAATACAGAGCAGGATAAGGTTAAAAACGTCACTTTCCTGAATGCCGCGCCGGACCAGTTGCAGGACCTGGATGTGACCACGTTCATCGACGCCGTGGGCGAAGAGCTGGCTTCGAAATACGACCGCCTCGATTTGCGGGAAAATTATTCGATCCTGAATGTACCCGGCTATCTCGGTTCGGGAAAAGTAGTGGATAAATGGGCGAAAATGGCCCATAAAAACAAGGTAATGCTGCTTACCGACTTCATGCATTTGGATGCGCCGGAGGACGTGATGGAACTCTTCGAATCCGCTAACCTGACCGGCGGCTCGGCGCATTTATCGAATGTGATGATGACCTGCAACTGGCTCGTAGGCCGTGCGAAACACGACGACCTGGGCGAAGAGGACGATCTCTACATTCCCCCATCGACTGCCCTGGCCGGCAATGTTTACAAAACCCTGATGTCGCAGGTGGCGGCGGGTAAGAAACACGGCACGCTGAGCGAAGTGGATGGCGTACGCTTCCCGCTCAAAAAATCGGAAATCGCCGATCTGGAAAAAATGGGGCTGATCCCGATGGTGAATGAATACAGCAAGGTTATGGCTTTCTCTGCCAAAACGCTGTTCAATGGCGATAATGTCGGCTTGCAAACCTACTCAGTAGTCCGCGTTTTCGATTACATCACGAAGGTGCTTATCGATTTCCTGAACCGACGCGCGTTCGAAAACTTCGACTACAACACCAAAAACGACCTGAAAAAACAGATCATCAAGTTTCTCGACAGCGTAACCGGCCCGGGCAAACTGATCGAAAAATTCAGTGTGATGCGTTTTGAGCAGGACAAAAACCAGAAAGACAAAGTGTATCTCGACATCCACATGGTACCCTATTTCCCAGCCAAAAACTTCATGATCGCCCTCACCGGCCAGAAAGGAGACGATCTGGACGCGGCAGCCTGGGCGGCGGAGTATGCGCAGCAGTAG
- the tssD gene encoding type VI secretion system tube protein TssD, with the protein MPFSTTLKIDNDHEYSVMFMEFELHQTVDDAMSITSPIQWAHLYMELEMVLDDFLIEWANKPSQKYDLTVEQFGETGAFKTLSFKDAVCIEFVEMFDDGTDDLDKALTNRLQNFITCITVTAGNVEINEAKLENF; encoded by the coding sequence ATGCCCTTCAGCACCACCCTAAAAATCGACAACGACCACGAGTACAGCGTCATGTTCATGGAATTTGAGCTGCACCAGACGGTGGATGATGCGATGTCTATTACGTCGCCTATCCAATGGGCGCACCTGTATATGGAGCTGGAAATGGTCCTCGACGACTTTTTGATTGAATGGGCCAACAAGCCTTCACAGAAATACGACCTGACCGTGGAGCAGTTTGGAGAAACAGGTGCGTTTAAAACGCTCAGTTTCAAAGACGCCGTCTGCATTGAGTTTGTAGAAATGTTTGACGACGGCACCGATGACCTCGACAAGGCGCTTACCAACCGGTTACAGAATTTTATCACCTGCATTACCGTAACGGCCGGGAATGTGGAAATCAACGAAGCCAAACTCGAAAACTTCTAG
- the tssD gene encoding type VI secretion system tube protein TssD gives MAEQDATIGVEAHLTLDGKAFTVRKIAYGCNRNADERGSPTDSPKVRLIRMTITPTQNDDFALLYDWAFKNDRKLSGQVEFKYDNDSQILRKMEFEEAYCVGFREAFRAKRSTIRGHQLAHVPDTKGYLPQHRGKHYFLRDSSLALVYELVILPQKVKIGQVEISS, from the coding sequence ATGGCTGAGCAGGACGCTACCATTGGCGTGGAGGCGCATTTGACGCTCGACGGGAAGGCATTTACCGTCCGAAAGATCGCATACGGCTGCAACCGCAACGCCGACGAGCGCGGTAGTCCGACGGATTCTCCGAAGGTCCGGCTCATCCGGATGACGATCACTCCCACGCAGAACGACGATTTCGCATTGCTCTACGACTGGGCATTCAAAAATGACCGGAAACTGAGCGGACAGGTAGAGTTCAAATACGACAACGACTCGCAGATCCTGCGCAAAATGGAGTTTGAAGAGGCCTATTGCGTCGGTTTCCGCGAGGCGTTTCGGGCGAAGCGGTCGACGATCCGCGGACACCAACTCGCGCATGTGCCGGATACGAAAGGTTACCTGCCGCAGCATCGCGGCAAACATTATTTCCTGCGCGACAGCAGCCTCGCATTGGTTTACGAGCTGGTGATTTTGCCGCAGAAAGTCAAAATCGGACAGGTTGAAATAAGCAGTTAA
- a CDS encoding type VI secretion system Vgr family protein: MARQVNTSIEIEGGIEITRHLGLVIEQDLFAHHWFELLVPFDQLENEGEHFFNRSHRAVMGKKITFSFSPRLGSDSFDFVFQGIVTEIRLRSLSDMSSAFVLKGFSPTIVLEDSIQRRSFLRGTVQDIFNAVLQPYPQNLLRKQLSPENGSRQVPFTQYNESNYKFLCRVADRCCEWFYYNGRELVLGNSGSEEVDFLVDGLQNFDVALKLQPAAFSFEGYNYTVPQAFTGQSSQQHVDGLTSLSEFALEQSDSLFAQTSLLPSPEIVSGQGEIDELTKMERSARVTSMVDFKGSGETPTMSVGTVLAVKGRRLNERGEEYQENFGKYRVVHIRHEVNTAGSYRNTFNAVPESAQHPPNNPFVRNPLGETEQAEVIANDDSASLGRVRVKFFWSQARQQDQESIWMRVGTMHNAAGRGVNFVPEVGAMVMVGYEGNLAENPFVMTCLYPKPEEEISYSPENNDFKVIATRSGNMVLFIDEDGDAKIQISNRNKTDTFLVFAFKDDGKIRIHVENGLFEVKSKQINIEATEDITVSAGGKFDLHAGEISMKADQSIQTESGTETKIKAGTELETEGTASAKMKGAQLTLEGDALAELKSGGTTVIQGSLITLN; encoded by the coding sequence ATGGCACGACAGGTTAATACGAGCATTGAAATCGAAGGCGGGATCGAGATTACGCGGCACCTTGGGCTGGTGATCGAGCAGGATTTGTTTGCTCACCACTGGTTCGAGCTACTGGTCCCGTTCGACCAGCTGGAAAACGAAGGTGAGCATTTTTTCAACCGCTCGCACCGGGCGGTAATGGGCAAGAAAATCACTTTTTCGTTCAGTCCGCGCCTCGGCTCCGATTCTTTCGATTTTGTATTTCAAGGCATTGTAACCGAAATCCGGCTGCGTAGCCTGAGCGACATGAGCAGCGCATTTGTATTGAAAGGATTTAGCCCGACTATCGTTCTCGAAGATTCCATTCAGCGGCGGTCGTTCCTGCGCGGGACGGTCCAGGATATTTTCAATGCAGTGCTACAACCCTACCCGCAGAATTTACTCCGAAAACAGCTCAGCCCGGAAAATGGGAGCAGGCAGGTGCCATTTACCCAATACAACGAAAGCAATTACAAGTTCCTCTGCCGCGTCGCCGACCGTTGCTGCGAGTGGTTTTACTACAATGGCCGTGAGCTGGTGCTGGGAAACAGCGGTTCGGAGGAAGTCGATTTTCTGGTGGATGGTTTGCAAAACTTCGACGTCGCATTAAAACTGCAACCGGCTGCATTCAGTTTTGAAGGATACAACTACACCGTTCCGCAGGCATTTACAGGGCAATCGTCGCAGCAGCATGTGGACGGCCTTACCTCGCTCAGCGAGTTTGCATTGGAGCAGTCCGACAGCCTTTTTGCACAAACCTCCCTCCTGCCGTCGCCCGAAATCGTAAGCGGGCAGGGCGAAATCGACGAACTTACCAAAATGGAGCGCTCGGCGCGGGTAACCTCGATGGTCGACTTCAAAGGCTCTGGCGAAACTCCGACCATGAGCGTGGGAACGGTGCTGGCCGTGAAAGGCCGCCGGCTGAATGAGCGTGGAGAGGAATACCAGGAGAATTTCGGCAAATACCGGGTCGTGCATATCCGCCACGAGGTGAACACGGCCGGCAGCTACCGCAACACATTCAATGCAGTTCCCGAGTCGGCGCAGCATCCGCCTAATAATCCATTCGTGCGAAACCCGCTCGGCGAGACGGAACAGGCGGAGGTGATCGCCAACGACGATAGTGCAAGCCTCGGGCGCGTGCGCGTGAAGTTCTTTTGGAGCCAGGCCCGGCAGCAGGACCAGGAGTCGATCTGGATGCGGGTGGGGACGATGCACAATGCAGCGGGCCGCGGCGTCAACTTCGTGCCCGAGGTAGGTGCCATGGTGATGGTTGGCTACGAGGGTAACCTGGCCGAAAATCCGTTCGTGATGACTTGCCTTTATCCCAAACCCGAAGAAGAGATCAGCTACTCGCCCGAAAACAACGATTTCAAAGTGATCGCCACGCGGTCGGGAAACATGGTGCTGTTCATCGATGAAGACGGTGATGCCAAAATCCAGATCAGCAACCGGAACAAAACGGACACATTTCTGGTATTCGCATTCAAGGACGACGGCAAGATCAGGATTCACGTCGAAAACGGGCTTTTCGAGGTCAAATCCAAACAAATAAATATTGAGGCGACCGAGGACATCACGGTAAGCGCGGGCGGGAAATTCGACTTACATGCTGGTGAAATTTCCATGAAGGCCGATCAAAGCATTCAAACAGAGAGCGGTACCGAGACGAAAATCAAGGCAGGGACCGAGCTGGAAACCGAGGGCACCGCATCCGCAAAAATGAAAGGGGCGCAGCTCACGCTGGAAGGCGACGCGCTTGCCGAACTGAAAAGCGGCGGCACAACGGTCATCCAGGGCTCGCTCATTACGCTCAATTAG
- the tssD gene encoding type VI secretion system tube protein TssD, protein MPASSFDAYFTWDGGPSGDGIAVISCSYALSQSIDDKGRVSSKVYGGTVFIQVDSSSASDSQSLWEWMVDPDGKKPSAKITFKNVDEEQTQKELELTDVYCVQYSESFVETGSMPMTTSLTLSAREIKLFGTPHTNRW, encoded by the coding sequence ATGCCAGCTTCAAGTTTTGACGCTTATTTTACCTGGGATGGCGGCCCGTCCGGCGACGGTATTGCCGTGATCTCGTGCAGCTACGCCCTGTCCCAATCCATTGACGATAAAGGACGCGTTTCTTCCAAAGTATATGGAGGTACCGTTTTCATACAAGTCGATTCTTCGAGCGCCAGCGACAGCCAGAGCCTCTGGGAATGGATGGTAGACCCGGACGGCAAAAAGCCTTCGGCCAAAATCACTTTCAAAAACGTGGATGAGGAACAAACGCAGAAGGAGCTAGAACTGACCGACGTGTACTGCGTGCAATACAGCGAAAGTTTCGTGGAAACCGGCTCGATGCCCATGACAACCAGCCTGACGCTTTCGGCTCGGGAGATCAAGCTGTTCGGTACGCCGCATACTAACCGCTGGTAG
- a CDS encoding TssN family type VI secretion system protein, with protein sequence MNLPFVKTVTQRLQLLYAVVLTALLTLVGALGFWIIDYRDAYPMAMGAFLLLGILHVYLLSQWFGRLFENRSARAIGFTLLITLLTALAVIFLYHKVAQELSKGLGMATALVGFLFPVFVARVYQSYLEIPLRDYKKWHYPVGQPLPDMDLLDLSRVLVIQFEFTKTAGEPAFTNFRAKAPHSMLFGELFFIFLNDYNDRNPGSPVEYLAPDGTPYGWLFYKKLPWYKRRVYMDPDLTFQANHIVDNETIVAVRG encoded by the coding sequence ATGAACCTTCCGTTTGTTAAAACTGTCACACAACGCCTTCAACTTTTGTATGCAGTCGTGCTGACAGCCTTGCTGACGTTGGTAGGGGCGCTCGGTTTCTGGATCATCGACTACCGCGACGCCTATCCGATGGCCATGGGCGCCTTTCTCTTATTGGGTATCCTGCACGTTTACCTGCTTTCGCAATGGTTTGGCCGGCTTTTTGAAAACCGTTCCGCGCGGGCAATCGGTTTTACCTTGCTGATCACGCTGCTGACGGCCCTTGCAGTCATTTTTTTGTATCACAAAGTCGCGCAGGAGCTTTCTAAAGGTTTGGGAATGGCTACGGCGCTGGTGGGTTTTTTGTTCCCGGTTTTTGTAGCGCGGGTTTATCAGAGTTACCTCGAAATTCCGCTCAGGGATTATAAAAAGTGGCATTACCCGGTAGGGCAGCCGTTGCCGGACATGGATCTGCTCGATCTTTCCCGCGTGCTGGTAATCCAGTTTGAATTTACCAAAACGGCGGGCGAGCCCGCATTCACCAACTTCCGGGCCAAGGCACCGCATTCAATGCTATTCGGCGAGCTGTTTTTTATTTTCCTGAACGACTACAATGATCGCAATCCCGGCAGCCCGGTCGAGTATCTCGCGCCCGATGGCACGCCGTACGGCTGGCTGTTCTATAAAAAGTTACCCTGGTACAAGCGCCGCGTTTATATGGACCCGGACCTTACTTTCCAGGCCAATCACATTGTCGATAATGAGACAATCGTGGCCGTGCGAGGGTAG
- a CDS encoding GPW/gp25 family protein: MEDQNYSLPLSLDRIVAGQPHPKCPDREAIHQHLYLLMVTHFDENRFDSRYGCALWDHDFSVLSQIKWKDLIRESLEEAVNTYERRLTNIKIRVEMEEFEVLTKTNNYVRKRVGIEIKATIRRTNEPFIFFERIFISPLSIE, translated from the coding sequence ATGGAAGATCAAAACTATTCGCTGCCGCTTTCGCTGGACCGGATCGTGGCTGGCCAGCCCCATCCGAAATGCCCCGACAGGGAAGCGATCCACCAGCATTTGTACCTGCTCATGGTCACGCATTTCGATGAAAACCGGTTCGACAGTCGCTACGGCTGCGCACTTTGGGACCATGATTTTTCGGTTTTATCCCAAATCAAATGGAAAGACCTCATCCGCGAATCGCTGGAAGAAGCTGTAAATACCTATGAGCGCAGGCTGACGAACATCAAAATCCGTGTGGAAATGGAAGAATTTGAGGTTTTGACCAAAACCAACAACTACGTCCGCAAGCGTGTCGGCATCGAAATCAAGGCGACCATCCGGCGCACGAACGAACCGTTCATTTTCTTCGAACGCATTTTCATATCACCCTTATCCATCGAATGA
- a CDS encoding type VI secretion system baseplate subunit TssF has protein sequence MTETMRYTKENISRRLIKRCTELWGIDDALADHFDPLVRLLVEACSVEFEKVGQEIEHTELRLMTRLAEILSPESHNGPQPATAIVQARPQEPTGWIEPENQLTGKRTNIRKGETTEVHFVPTGRYPLVNAAIVQFATPLALFSVEKGIKTLVSKTLPQPGGEQSIWLGLDIDPGITTWNGFRFFFDWTGDPAEYQYRAFLPAASWRANGKPLTIANGLDENSVDDAILVYNSSFARIESDDSWEKGKLKTEPYPDAFARMFDSRTLQTLKKPLVWIEITWPTVFPSQGFEQMDVWLNAFPVQNKQLNKITYRLQSGLNGIALPSGDAFMGVKSVINQKNEVYSASEKNLYNEEEDAPRPNARRIYTLRRQGIGRFDKRDARAVLYQLMELLRDEVTAFNAIGEDFLASILREIAQNMARIEQKLGVKKASETTAQPFLVIRGEKNPDVLFISYWSTLAEQANGIPAGTRLQSYSATGVSGGDIILLTRSSGGKAKPDETDYVNELRKNIVTRNRLVTLEDVRAYCTAELGDRLRDVHVKPHFIPGQMPGQGFVRCLQIGLTPAARPSEDWARECELLQMKVTRLSTGMYPIQVVTLPANA, from the coding sequence ATGACAGAGACGATGCGCTACACGAAGGAAAACATTTCGCGCAGGCTGATCAAACGCTGCACCGAGCTTTGGGGCATCGACGACGCCCTGGCCGATCATTTCGACCCGCTCGTACGGCTGCTGGTGGAGGCCTGCTCGGTGGAATTTGAAAAGGTGGGACAGGAAATTGAACACACCGAACTCCGGCTGATGACCCGGCTCGCCGAAATCCTCTCTCCCGAAAGCCATAACGGTCCGCAACCGGCCACAGCCATCGTGCAGGCGCGCCCGCAGGAGCCTACGGGTTGGATTGAGCCCGAGAACCAACTCACGGGCAAGCGCACGAATATCCGCAAGGGCGAAACCACCGAAGTACATTTCGTGCCCACGGGCCGGTATCCGCTTGTAAACGCGGCCATTGTGCAGTTTGCAACGCCGCTGGCGCTTTTTTCGGTTGAAAAAGGCATTAAAACACTCGTTTCCAAAACATTACCGCAGCCCGGCGGTGAGCAGAGCATCTGGCTGGGGCTGGATATCGACCCCGGTATTACAACCTGGAACGGTTTCCGCTTCTTTTTCGACTGGACCGGCGACCCGGCGGAATACCAATACCGGGCTTTCCTCCCGGCCGCAAGCTGGCGGGCAAACGGCAAACCGCTCACCATTGCAAACGGCCTGGACGAGAACTCCGTGGACGACGCCATACTCGTGTACAACAGCAGCTTCGCGCGCATTGAAAGCGACGACTCCTGGGAAAAAGGCAAACTTAAAACCGAACCCTACCCCGATGCATTCGCCCGAATGTTCGATTCGCGGACGCTGCAAACATTGAAAAAACCCCTGGTTTGGATCGAAATCACCTGGCCGACGGTATTTCCGTCCCAGGGATTTGAACAAATGGATGTGTGGCTGAATGCATTTCCCGTCCAGAACAAACAGCTCAACAAAATCACTTACCGCCTCCAAAGCGGGCTGAACGGGATCGCATTACCGAGCGGCGATGCATTTATGGGGGTAAAAAGTGTTATTAACCAAAAAAATGAGGTTTACTCAGCCTCCGAAAAGAACCTTTATAACGAAGAAGAAGACGCTCCCCGACCCAACGCAAGGCGCATTTACACCCTCCGCAGACAGGGCATCGGCCGGTTCGACAAGCGCGACGCCCGGGCAGTCTTGTATCAGCTCATGGAGCTGCTTCGCGACGAGGTTACGGCTTTCAATGCAATCGGAGAGGATTTCCTGGCGTCCATTCTCAGGGAAATTGCGCAGAACATGGCGCGGATCGAGCAGAAGCTGGGCGTTAAAAAAGCCAGCGAAACCACCGCACAACCATTTCTGGTTATCCGGGGTGAAAAAAATCCGGATGTTCTTTTCATATCGTATTGGAGCACGCTGGCCGAACAGGCCAATGGCATTCCGGCAGGTACGCGGCTGCAATCCTATTCGGCGACAGGCGTGAGCGGTGGGGACATTATCCTGCTTACCCGGTCATCGGGCGGCAAAGCCAAGCCGGACGAAACCGATTATGTGAATGAACTTCGCAAGAACATCGTCACGCGCAACAGGCTCGTTACGCTGGAAGATGTACGCGCCTATTGCACCGCCGAGCTGGGCGATCGGCTCCGGGACGTGCACGTAAAACCGCATTTCATACCTGGCCAAATGCCCGGACAAGGCTTTGTACGCTGCCTGCAAATAGGCCTCACGCCCGCCGCACGCCCGAGCGAAGACTGGGCCCGCGAATGCGAATTGCTGCAAATGAAAGTTACCCGGCTATCCACCGGCATGTACCCGATTCAGGTCGTCACACTACCCGCCAACGCCTGA